The following are from one region of the Coccinella septempunctata chromosome 7, icCocSept1.1, whole genome shotgun sequence genome:
- the LOC123317728 gene encoding uncharacterized protein LOC123317728: MPTNCLSCGTPASRNKPAVQCCSCVNEVHQACLGIPPDTLKTSGSNGRMRWMCDDCCTRNSEFPRSCNFDAKLDKIMSDLAAITKQQAGFIESLNFFGGKIDDVESKMKVFESMNSRLQKHDAELKNLRDGNAELRREMNGLQQQLKSKNLDIIGVPEKKNENILTIVENIASKLGISDVRNFIEGCYRIHFMPKNDARSRPIVIDFKSKSYRDAFLRAYKGNKEKIRTSDIGFDGTEKTIYVNESLSPYYRKLFNTTRQFCRENSYKYCWIQDGRLLVRKDDSSKISHIASEDDVDRLPRSNLDRLPED; encoded by the coding sequence ATGCCGACAAACTGTTTATCATGCGGTACGCCGGCGAGCAGAAACAAACCAGCTGTTCAATGTTGTTCATGCGTCAACGAGGTTCATCAGGCTTGCCTGGGAATTCCCCCTGATACGTTGAAGACGTCCGGAAGTAATGGGAGGATGAGGTGGATGTGTGATGACTGCTGCACAAGGAATAGTGAGTTTCCACGTTCTTGTAATTTTGATGCCAAgcttgataaaatcatgtccgACTTGGCTGCTATTACGAAGCAGCAGGCTGGATTCATTGAGTCACTCAATTTTTTTGGCGGTAAAATAGACGATGTTGAGtcgaaaatgaaagtttttgagaGCATGAATTCCAGACTGCAGAAACATGATGCAGAGCTGAAAAATCTTAGGGATGGAAATGCTGAATTGAGACGGGAAATGAATGGGTTGCAGCAGCAGCTCAAATCAAAAAATTTGGATATTATAGGAGTACCagaaaagaaaaatgaaaacatattaaCCATTGTCGAGAACATTGCCTCTAAGCTTGGTATTTCGGATGTGAGAAATTTTATAGAAGGTTGCTATAGAATACACTTCATGCCTAAAAATGATGCGAGATCTAGACCGATTGTCATTGATTTTAAGAGTAAATCATACAGAGACGCCTTTTTACGCGCTTATAAGGGGAACAAAGAAAAGATTCGAACAAGCGATATCGGCTTTGATGGCACTGAAAAGACCATCTATGTCAATGAAAGTCTTTCTCCCTATTATAGAAAATTATTCAACACCACTCGACAGTTCTGTAGGGAAAATAGTTATAAATATTGCTGGATTCAGGACGGCAGGCTGTTAGTGAGAAAAGATGATTCCTCTAAGATCTCGCACATTGCTTCCGAGGATGATGTGGACAGGCTGCCCAGGAGCAACCTGGACAGGTTGCCTGAGGACTAA
- the LOC123317284 gene encoding uncharacterized protein LOC123317284 → MRSCFNGSEGWKFHRKYRLTGSRCYSIFTYDKGDWENKSLKYFHPKEFTNKFVQHGIDHEREARECYKSKLGYPVIETGFIICSRYPWLGFSPDGVIFREGKPFRLLEIKCPFVGRTKDAAYFVEECDYLEITASGLKLKNNHAYYPTGHRLVELGRLLFYCIFKSLKIFLECFCSIQ, encoded by the exons ATGAGATCATGCTTCAATGGAAGTGAAGGATGGAAATTTCACAGAAAATATAGGTTGACAG gTTCAAGATGTTACTCCATCTTCACATATGATAAAGGAGATTGGGAGAATAAAAGCCTGAAGTATTTCCATCCGAAGGAATTTACGAACAAATTTGTTCAGCATGGAATAGACCATGAAAGGGAAGCACGAGAATGCTACAAATCCAAGCTAGGATATCCTGTTATAGAAACAGGATTCATTATCTGTAGCAGATATCCTTGGCTTGGCTTTTCTCCGGATGGCGTTATTTTCCGCGAAGGCAAACCTTTTAGATTGCTAGAAATAAAATGTCCATTTGTTG GGAGGACCAAAGATGCTGCTTATTTCGTTGAAGAGTGCGATTATTTAGAAATCACTGCCAGCGGCCTCaaattgaagaataatcatGCCTATTATCCAACTGGGCATAGGCTTGTTGAACTTGGAAGGCTgttattttattgtatattcaaGTCACTCAAAATCTTTCTTGAATGTTTTTGTTCCATTCAATGA